The genomic DNA TTCCCGTTCAAATCACTCTTCAAATGCTTGTTGACCTCGACGCAGAGTCTGTCCAAAAAGCCGACCGTCACGCCGCGCCACTCAACAATCACGTCGTCACTGGGCTCGAACATGGGCGCCACCTCGGCTGGCTTGACACCTGCCTTTTTGCAGTAATCATCGTAGTGCTGGAGACCCCTTTCGGTTTCCTCGGGCCGCAGCGTGAGAACGCCCAGGTCGATGAAAAGCCCACCGTTGCGGTACTCGGGCAAGCCCGTCAGtagctcgacgccggcaaAGTGGACCCGCAAGAGCGACTGCATGGGCTGCATCAGGCTGTAGCAGAGCCACTGCGTGAGCTTGTGGAACGGCAGGATGGATTCCCAGGCGGCTGTCGAGTTCTGTGCGGAAGGCGGGAATGGCGAAAATtgcgacgtcgtcgggctCTGCGGGGGCTGCGGCATGGACTGGCAGGGCCAGGCGTCGCCCAAAGACACGCCGTTGATCGAGgtccgcgacggcggccagatGGGCATTAGGCCGTTCATGAGGACGTTCCACAGCGTCGGGAGAACAACAATCGGCATCGAGGACGCTTGCGTCGACGGGTGCGATAGCAGGTAGTCTGGGCCACCACGGTTAGCATACCAGTgtcctctccttcttcaccAAGGCAAACGGGCGGACGAACCAATCATGTTGCCCGGccggccgtcctcgccaaagtactccttcttctccgtcaaGGCGTTTGCCAAGCGCTGCAGAAGCTGTGTCCTGCCTTCGATGCCAGCCATCTCGTTTCCGGCCTTGGACTGAAGACCAGCAGCCATCTTCTCGACCGTCAGGTTGCGCAATCCCTCCTTGTCCACCTGGAACTTGTTCTTGGTGTCGCTGGAAAAGAGACCCTAACGAATCCATTAGCCACTTGCACGTGGCCTTTGAGCAACAGCGCACCGTCAAGGACCTACCGTCTTGAACATTTCCAAGCTCGCCACTGCAATACCTTCTGACCGGCGGTATATACGACCATTTTCCGTGCTCTTGTAGCTCCATTTCGTGCCGGCGCCAGCATCCAGCAGCACACTGACGAGGAAAAGGTCGATCATGCGGCGACACTTCTCGCTGTtgtcgacatcctcgggGAAGGTAGAGAGAAGCTGAGCGATGCGatcgcggccgccgacgcagaAATGCTGGTGTCTCCCGTGGCCGGGGATCGTGTTGAACGGTGCATCGTAATCTCTCTACGGTGGGGGTTGTCGGGGTCAGCATAGGTACCACAATGAACCAGCTCGCTCTCAGGAATCTAGCAGGTAGCCTGATTATGCACAGGACGACAGACGACGTACCTTGATGATACGGGAAACAAATGTCACCACGTCGGGGAATTTTCGCATGTCGACATCAAAGTGCTTCAACTCATTCCGCAGAGCCTTTTCCGTCACGATCTTGCTTCTTTCTCTGACGGCTCCCAAACTCCGTAGGTACCCCGCCGGGTCGAGCTGCGGGTCAGGAGGACGCGGCAGGTCGACCTTGGGAACGGCAACAGGCGAAAAGGGCGTCAGAGGGGTGCCGGGGGCGGTGCTGGTTCCCGAGGTTCTGTTCATGATGTTGCTGCGCAATGGTGGTGACTTGATGCTGGATGTGCCTGAGTTGATGCTCACGTTGGACGTGTTGATGGAAGGCTTCTTGGAGGCTTTTGGGGCCTTTTCCTTGCGGGAGAACAGGCCCATTTTGGGTGgattggagggggggggggaccgCCGGCGGAGGGGCCTCGAGATAGATAGCGGTTGGTggggtcggtcggtcggGGCTGGAGGGGTTCAAGCGGGCGTTGGTTAAGTTGAGCTGGTCTCGAGTGAGTTCGAATCAATGCGAAGCTTCCGAGTGGTCGATCAGCTGGTATGGTTTGGCGATTGACAGGCTGGTCAGCTGTAACACGGGGTGTGTTGGGCGGCGGTCACCGAGGCCGGGGGGCTCCGAGCGTGAGGGGAAGAAGATCGCAGGCTGCAGGCGGGTTCCTAGCTTCGGTtcgcgacgacgccgagacgagacgaggcgaggggaggggagggggagggaaagggaTCGGAGGTGGACGGTAAGCAACAGggacggaggggaggggaaggggaagggggggaagacaGGAAAGATAAGAAGTCGAGGTTCTCCCACTCAAGTTTAATAGGAAGGGGGGCGGTTTTGCTGGACTTGCGGGGAACGACAACAGCCAGACACAGATAGATGGACACACTGGAGTCTAGTCTGGACCGGAGCGGAACAGCAGCAAGCGTTAATAATAACaatcagcagcagcagcagggctgGTTGCGCCCAAAACGTCCAGACCCTTTACCTCTctcgcgctctctctcgcgtGCTAGGGGGGCTTGCTTGTCTTgtctgtcttgtcttgttGTGCTTGTCGGTGGCCTGGGgggtgtggtgtgtgtgtgtgtgtgtgtgtgaggaCGGGGGCAGATGGCTGCTCTGGGCTCAGGGACCGGTTCCCTTATTGGTGTTAGAGTTCTCGCTGATGTCGATCTGGATCAGGGATAACCGCTGGAGCGAGACGAACTGCTTTTGGCTTGGTTAGCTTGGAAAAATGTCGAGCCACTTTGAGCCATTCCCACTGCGCCTGCGCCGGACACAGACAtcgggaagaggggggggggtatgaAAAGACAGGCAACCGCCGGAAGAATGCGCGGGAAAGAATTGGGGCTTTCGAGGGGGGCGTGAAGGTTGTGAGTTTATGCAACGGACCACAGAAGCTGCAAAGATGTGCTGATAAGGTAAGGCAATATCCGTAGAagctgtgctgtgctgtgctgtgttGTGCTGTGCAACTATGCAGCTGAGCTCCAAGGGGAAGCCGTAGGTCCGTAGGTAATAGGGCTTTCAGGAAGTACTGGCCAGTGAGAATGCAGAAGAGCATGCACTAGACATGGCGCATTCGTGAGGTGGTTCCAGGAGAGGCGGGGAAGCAGCTGcagaaggagggagggggatcGATCACTTACTCGGTCAGTCCCGTCCACTAACTACTATCTACGTAGGCGGTTCCGGGGGAGGGATTGACAAATCAGCAATCTCGGGTAGAAGATCTGGAGACTGCCGTTGTCCAATatctcgtccttgtcgctGGTCGTGGATAGCGAGATGAGAGGCGAAGACTGTGCAAGATGGACGGTCCAGCAAGATGTCAAGCAAGGCCAACCGGATGACGAAACGATGAGAAACCGAAGAAAGAGGAGAGTatgggaggggaagaggacCTCGGGAACACAAGGTAGATGGGCTAGTGGTTTATGGCAGCGGGAATGAGGGGACTAGATCAACATGCGTGTCGGCGACAAGTGcgcgcgtcgtcggccggaTCTGAGCTAGCCTGGCGGGATCTAAGAGGCGTCCAATGTTTGCAGTAGTGGAAATGAAGATCAATCGGTTGCCGCTCTAGTCACAAGACACTGACTGTATTCGCACACAGCAGGGCAGAGCTGCTTGGTTGAGCCCTGACAAGGCACTGCGCTGCGGGGGGAAAAGCAATGGCAAAGCACCCAGCGACACGGTGTCAATGGCCAGGCCACTTGGGAGTTGGGGCTCGGACAGCAAGGAAAAGTGACTCGTCAGTGGTCAATGGTCAGTGTGTTCAATGGTGGTCGTGAGCTCGGCCGTCCGGAGGCTGTTATGCCAGGACGATGGATCTGTAGTAGCGCAGATTCTCTGGAGCTGAGACAACGTGACGGTCGCGATGTGTCGAGTGTGCGCGACCTGAGGCAGAGCGTATGTGGTTGCTTTACTGGACGCAATCGGAACaaggtgatgatggtgataatgatgatgatggcggtaaggtgatgatggcgatgataTTGTCGCAGAGTGTGTAGGGAGTAGTCCGTATCAGGGGTGAACAAGCACCTcgcgacggcagcagctGGGGAATGATACGGAGACAAAAGGAAGCTGGAATGaggtcaagaagaagcagctgAAAGGGGAATGGAGTGGGAAGGGGTAGCGGCGAAAACAGGAGGGCAGCGGAACTGAAGCAAAAAGCTTTTGTTGCACGCGGGAGAGAccacggcggccgggtcTCAAAAGAAGCAACACGGGCGCGACCCCAGAGCTGGGACCGGGAGCCGATGGGAGAGGAAGTatgacgggggcggcggcggcaaggggaagaagagaggagggcgAACAGGGGGAGGGAATGACGGGGAGGAGATGAAGGGGAGGAAAGACACGGCTCAGACGAAAAGCCGGACCCAGCAGTCCAAGTCCAgcagagaaggaggaggaggaatgTACGTCGTCTAGTGCGTGTTTGGAACCAAGACGGCCAAAATAAGATCAGAGACACGAATGGGGCCCTCGGTTCGTCCCAGGAAAGAGGTGCCTACTGATACAGTAGTGCCTGAAGTGGTAAGTCAGGCCAGGACAGGATACACGTaaggtgggtaggtaggtaggcaggcaggcagcGAGAAGGAGGGTGAGGGGTTTTAGTCACAGGAAAGAATTAGTGACATGAATGATGAATGATGGAAATATTGTGTGAATGAAAATGGAAACTGAACAAAAAAGCAaacaagacggccgaggatgTGCCGATTCTGAGAAGGAACGGGATGGTAGGTATATCAACACCATGTCTGCCACCTGCCTCTGCAAATTCTACTTCTAACGAAAAGGCGTTCCTTCCTGCGCAAGTTAAGTTGTCCTATCCTGGCAGGGCCCAAGAGGTGGGGGAGACCTGGAAGGGTCGGTACGTATATATTGTTCGGATAGGTATTCGTACATATTCATACTTCGGTACAGATATCTACCTATCTGTTCCTGCACGTTTGTTGTACCTATCTGTGTGAATAATAACTGCCTGCCTCGCCGGACCAAGACGTCCACAGGTAGATAGGTAGTCAGTCGACGATGCAACAAACCGTCCCACCCTCCATCTCCGACACTTGGGGCATTCATCCCATCCTAagctcctctctctcctggGAGTGAGTGCTCCTCTCCAGGGACGGCacgggaaggaaggaagggaCGAGCCACTGGGCCAGGAGaacagaagaaaaaaagtcATAAGTGGAGAAGCGTAGCAGGGAGTCCTGGACCAACAAACACGCATGAGGCGCTTGGCGCACACATTTCTATCTGCAGTGTGACATTGTTCGTAGAGAAgagggtgggtgggtggtcgCAAAGGGGTCCATGTCGAAATCTCGAGGTACGAGCCTCCCGAGGGAAGTGGCACCGGCTCGGTAAGGGCGGTGTCTCCACTCTGCCACTGTATTCGAGGCCTGT from Colletotrichum higginsianum IMI 349063 chromosome 3, whole genome shotgun sequence includes the following:
- a CDS encoding Duf1688 domain-containing protein, with the protein product MGLFSRKEKAPKASKKPSINTSNVSINSGTSSIKSPPLRSNIMNRTSGTSTAPGTPLTPFSPVAVPKVDLPRPPDPQLDPAGYLRSLGAVRERSKIVTEKALRNELKHFDVDMRKFPDVVTFVSRIIKRDYDAPFNTIPGHGRHQHFCVGGRDRIAQLLSTFPEDVDNSEKCRRMIDLFLVSVLLDAGAGTKWSYKSTENGRIYRRSEGIAVASLEMFKTGLFSSDTKNKFQVDKEGLRNLTVEKMAAGLQSKAGNEMAGIEGRTQLLQRLANALTEKKEYFGEDGRPGNMIDYLLSHPSTQASSMPIVVLPTLWNVLMNGLMPIWPPSRTSINGVSLGDAWPCQSMPQPPQSPTTSQFSPFPPSAQNSTAAWESILPFHKLTQWLCYSLMQPMQSLLRVHFAGVELLTGLPEYRNGGLFIDLGVLTLRPEETERGLQHYDDYCKKAGVKPAEVAPMFEPSDDVIVEWRGVTVGFLDRLCVEVNKHLKSDLNGNELTLAQLLEAGSWKGGREMAEFSRPNTKEPPILIDSDGTVF